Within Thermodesulfobacteriota bacterium, the genomic segment CTCTTTTTACCGGGTGGGCTTGTTGTAGTGAAGGCGCCGTAAGGTGTGGCGGATGATCTCTGAATACCGGTATTCATGTATGCTTCATTGTCGAGACAGATGTAAATCATTCTGTGTCCCCTCTCGAGAGCACCAGAAAGCGCTTGAAGCCCTATATCGCTAGTTCCGCCGTCTCCGGCAATCCCAACAACGTTTATTGGGACGTCTGGTATCTTTCCCTTCTGCCTCAGTATCCTGATTGCGCTTTCAATTCCGGAAGCGACAGCTGCTGCGTTCTCGAATGCTACATGAATCCAAGGCAGTCTCCAGCACGTAAGTGGCAGAGGTGTCGAGATTATCTCCATGCATCCTGTTGCCATAGCAAGGATCGTGTTCTTTCCTAGGACTTTGAATGCAAGTCTCAGGGCCAAAACTTCAGCACATCCTTGACATGCCCTGTGTCCCGATGCAATGTACTCAGCATCCGGTTTCTCTGTGTATCTCTCTAATGTTTTATATATCTTCATCCTCGCACCCCTATAACTTTGTAATTCATTTTTCCATCTTTCTGGAAAGGATTCGTGGCAATTGTGATGAATTCCTGTGGGTCCACATCCCTGCCACCGAGCCCTGCAATGTAATTCTCCAGCTGGATTTCCAGCCTATTATGGAATGCCAAAGACGAAATCTCGTTAAAGAGTGGGGTATTTTCTGCTCCCTGGGGCATCGCCCTTTCTATTACCATAAGCCGTTTTAAGTTTTTGAGAATCTCAATTAGTTCCTCCGAAGGGAAGGGTCGGAAAAGTCTAAGGGAGATAAGACCGATATTTTTGCCCTTTTCTCTAAGTGCGTCTATAGCCGTCTTTATATTCTCGTTTATGGTTCCGAGGGCAAAAAAAGCGCTCTCCGCCCCATCTAGATTGTACGTTTCAATGATATTGTAGCGCCTTCCAAATACTCTCCCAAACTCCTCCATCACCTCTTTAACGACTGCCTTGGAACCCTTAATCGCCATCTCCTGTGCGTACTTCGCCTCAGTGTAAATCTCTGGCATCCCGTATGCACCCATAGTCACGGGTCTTTCCGGATTCAGGGTAAAGAGAGGATTATAAGGTGGCAAAAACGAATCGACTAGTTCCTGCTCGGGAAACTCGACCGGTTCTATAACATGGCTTAATGTGAATCCATCTATGTTTACCATTACCGGCAGAAGAACCCTTCTATCTTCCGCAATCCTGTAAGCCATGATCACGGAGTCGACAGCCTCCTGTCCGTTTTCGCAAAAAAGCATGATCCAGCCACAGTCTCTTGCGGCCATAACGTCCGAATGGTCACACCAGATCGAAAGAGGTGCTGAAAGGGCCCTGTTTACTAGAACCATAACTATTGGCAGTCTAAGACTTGACGCGATAAAAAGGATTTCGTGCATGAGTTCAAGGCCTTGGGCTGATGTGGAAGTAAATGTTCTGGCTCCTGCGGCTGCTGCTCCTACGCAGGCTGAAAGCGCCGAATGTTCTGACTCTACATTCATATATACGGCTTCCAGTTCACCATCGGCGACAAGTTCCGCCAAACGCTCAACTATATGGGTCTGTGGGGTTATGGGATAAGCTGAGATCACTTCCACCCGTGCCAATTTGGCCGCTTCGGCAATTGCTGCCGAAACTTCGATTCCTACCCTCTTCATTTTCTATCCTCCACCATCTGGATTGCTTCGAATTTACATTCTTGGGCGCATATCCCGCAGCCTTTACAGTAGTCAAGGTCCGGTGCGAAGAATCCTTGCTCGTTCGGCTTCATAGCGTTATCCGGACAGAATAGCCAGCAGAGTCCACATTTTGTACATTTCGAGTAATCTGTCTGGGGCCTCATAATTCGCCAGTCCCCAGTTTTGTAGACGATAGAGTTTCCGGGTTCATCAATGACACAACCCACGTTAAGTTCGTACCATCTGTAACTCTCCATCGGTTTAGCCATATCCTTCCTCCCAGGCTACTTTGAGGGTTTTATTTATAATACGCAGAGTGGAGTTTTGGCAAGAAAATTTTGTTTGACTTTGTTTTTTGACCAAATATAAAAAAAGCTATGATCACGTACAGGGACGCTGGTGTCGACATCGAAAAGGCAGAAAGGCTCATAGATAGTATAAAAGCAAGGATAAGTTCAACCTTCAATCCGTACGTTCTCAACCCCATTGGAGGATTCGCTTCCCTTTTGGCCATCCCAAAGGAGTACAGAGATCCTATAATTGTAGCATCGACAGATGGTGTGGGAACCAAACTGAAGATTGCACAGAAACTTAAAAATCACAGAACAGTCGGTATAGATCTTGTTGCCATGTGTGCAAACGATATTTTGACGTACGGAGCAAGGCCCCTCTTTTTCCTCGATTATTTTGCCTGCGGAAGATTAGACGATAAGATCTACGAAGACGTGATATCCGGAATATGTGAGGGCTGTTCAATGGCTGGTTGTGCCCTTGTAGGCGGAGAGACAGCTGAGATGCCATCGTTCTACAAGAAGGGTGAATATGACCTTGCGGGTTTTATCTTGGGGATAGTCGACAAGGAAAAGGTCGTTGACGGAAAAGGTATAACTGAAGGTGACTTGGTTATAGGCATTGGATCCAGTGGTCTTCATAGTAACGGCTTCTCCTTGGTTCGAAAGCTCTTTTTCGAACTAAAAAGAGTCCGACTTGACCGCAAAATGCCAGGTCTTTCTGGAACTCTCGGAGAAGAACTTCTAAG encodes:
- the porB gene encoding pyruvate synthase subunit PorB translates to MKIYKTLERYTEKPDAEYIASGHRACQGCAEVLALRLAFKVLGKNTILAMATGCMEIISTPLPLTCWRLPWIHVAFENAAAVASGIESAIRILRQKGKIPDVPINVVGIAGDGGTSDIGLQALSGALERGHRMIYICLDNEAYMNTGIQRSSATPYGAFTTTSPPGKKSIGQSTWKKDMPKIAAAHNIPYVATACPSYPFDFLNKVKKATMVNGPAYLHVLSVCPTGWRIPSELAIEYGRLAVRSGFFPLYEVENGVFRLTYKPESLIPVKEYMKGQGRFRHLTEKEITEIQERINKEWERLLRLCEATKP
- the porA gene encoding pyruvate ferredoxin oxidoreductase, whose translation is MKRVGIEVSAAIAEAAKLARVEVISAYPITPQTHIVERLAELVADGELEAVYMNVESEHSALSACVGAAAAGARTFTSTSAQGLELMHEILFIASSLRLPIVMVLVNRALSAPLSIWCDHSDVMAARDCGWIMLFCENGQEAVDSVIMAYRIAEDRRVLLPVMVNIDGFTLSHVIEPVEFPEQELVDSFLPPYNPLFTLNPERPVTMGAYGMPEIYTEAKYAQEMAIKGSKAVVKEVMEEFGRVFGRRYNIIETYNLDGAESAFFALGTINENIKTAIDALREKGKNIGLISLRLFRPFPSEELIEILKNLKRLMVIERAMPQGAENTPLFNEISSLAFHNRLEIQLENYIAGLGGRDVDPQEFITIATNPFQKDGKMNYKVIGVRG
- a CDS encoding 4Fe-4S binding protein; the encoded protein is MAKPMESYRWYELNVGCVIDEPGNSIVYKTGDWRIMRPQTDYSKCTKCGLCWLFCPDNAMKPNEQGFFAPDLDYCKGCGICAQECKFEAIQMVEDRK
- the purM gene encoding phosphoribosylformylglycinamidine cyclo-ligase encodes the protein MTYRDAGVDIEKAERLIDSIKARISSTFNPYVLNPIGGFASLLAIPKEYRDPIIVASTDGVGTKLKIAQKLKNHRTVGIDLVAMCANDILTYGARPLFFLDYFACGRLDDKIYEDVISGICEGCSMAGCALVGGETAEMPSFYKKGEYDLAGFILGIVDKEKVVDGKGITEGDLVIGIGSSGLHSNGFSLVRKLFFELKRVRLDRKMPGLSGTLGEELLRPTKIYVKPVLEILKIFKIKGMAHITGGGIYGNLKRIIPPSYMADLEIKKERIPHIFLLIKEMGELSYDEMFSTFNMGIGFVLIVEKEEGTKVIESLKEKQEEAFLIGEIKKKVQEEKVRITLL